One window from the genome of Bacillus weihaiensis encodes:
- a CDS encoding DUF4362 domain-containing protein, giving the protein MRNFLFSFFFIFLLAGCQTHDQVNENELSRGVSSDFIPSVEDIVDSHGDIRNLETFFTYLEKVSEKVPETIRVVKYTTEGAPIIHDLAYDGENHIISTIDSTRDEFGQGDISRAICKSIEKEEMVDRTDYSLSGCDVVEHDRLILVEWE; this is encoded by the coding sequence ATGAGAAATTTTTTATTTAGCTTCTTTTTCATCTTCCTTCTTGCAGGCTGTCAAACACATGATCAGGTGAATGAAAACGAATTGAGTAGGGGTGTTTCATCTGATTTTATCCCGTCAGTTGAAGATATTGTTGATTCACATGGTGATATCAGGAATCTAGAAACCTTCTTTACTTATTTAGAGAAAGTAAGTGAAAAAGTGCCGGAGACGATTCGAGTAGTGAAGTATACTACAGAAGGAGCTCCGATTATTCATGACTTAGCCTATGACGGGGAAAATCATATTATTTCGACGATTGATTCAACTAGAGATGAATTCGGACAAGGTGACATTAGTCGTGCGATTTGTAAATCAATTGAGAAAGAAGAAATGGTTGACAGAACGGACTATAGTCTATCAGGCTGTGACGTGGTAGAGCATGATAGGTTAATTCTTGTGGAGTGGGAGTGA
- a CDS encoding glycoside hydrolase family 16 protein, whose product MRRRMIIYCMLSLFLLACQQKDTKEKGEELPNFEAFSKDIVVQTFSLPEGNYVFDNDLDVKIELEIIKDELSKLYLQYELQDPHGDWFLAQPEEYLLTDEKIQEVKSTFKLPHLSISGDYVQKITVWDKEPSQPNASKLFVLHSDKELSLFRHIESFLTFDHEIWEIRKHAILGKGPLLAENVSIQAGQVKIRVEPEAYQGGEVRTKKLLEHGAFETTIKVAHQPGSITGFFLYAPPDYYHEIDIEIYNDSSGTILFTAYKDGEEAEQIRQKLPFDPTENFHVYRFEMYRDGAAFYVDGELFQTFEEDYSTAPMQLMINSWYPTWVKSTDSQSDEPSETVVESISY is encoded by the coding sequence ATGAGAAGAAGAATGATTATCTATTGTATGCTTTCTCTATTCCTTCTTGCTTGTCAGCAAAAGGATACAAAGGAAAAAGGAGAAGAGTTACCCAATTTTGAAGCCTTCTCCAAAGACATAGTTGTTCAAACCTTTTCTTTACCTGAGGGGAATTATGTGTTTGACAACGATTTGGATGTGAAAATAGAGCTTGAGATCATAAAGGATGAACTATCAAAGCTATATCTTCAATATGAGCTTCAAGATCCGCATGGTGATTGGTTTTTAGCTCAGCCCGAAGAATACCTTCTTACTGATGAAAAGATACAAGAAGTCAAAAGTACTTTCAAGCTTCCTCACCTTAGTATTAGTGGTGACTATGTTCAAAAGATCACCGTGTGGGATAAAGAGCCTTCACAACCCAATGCAAGTAAATTGTTTGTTTTACATAGTGACAAAGAATTGTCTCTCTTCCGCCATATCGAATCCTTTTTAACGTTTGACCACGAGATTTGGGAAATACGAAAACATGCTATATTAGGGAAAGGACCACTTTTAGCTGAGAATGTATCTATTCAAGCAGGGCAGGTGAAAATTCGTGTGGAACCTGAAGCGTATCAAGGTGGAGAGGTTAGAACAAAGAAGTTGCTTGAGCATGGTGCTTTTGAGACAACGATAAAAGTTGCTCATCAGCCTGGTTCTATCACTGGCTTTTTCTTATACGCCCCCCCAGATTATTATCATGAAATAGATATTGAAATATACAATGACTCGAGTGGGACAATTCTCTTTACTGCATATAAAGATGGAGAAGAGGCAGAACAAATTAGACAAAAGCTTCCGTTTGATCCAACAGAGAATTTCCATGTTTATCGCTTTGAAATGTATCGAGATGGTGCAGCGTTCTATGTAGATGGTGAGCTTTTCCAAACGTTCGAGGAAGATTATAGTACGGCTCCCATGCAACTTATGATTAATAGCTGGTACCCAACATGGGTGAAGTCAACAGATTCACAGTCAGATGAACCATCTGAAACGGTAGTTGAGTCTATTTCATACTAA
- a CDS encoding DMT family transporter, which produces MKGLVYVLLAVITEVFGSTMLKLSDGFTKLWPSIGVVVGFSLAFLALSYALKTISLSFAYATWSGLGTALTAIVGMYFFHEQLGVMKLLGLTLVIVGIVLLNTSNRASDDKREVPLNRLDE; this is translated from the coding sequence GATTGGTATACGTCTTACTTGCGGTCATAACAGAGGTGTTTGGCTCAACAATGCTTAAGCTTTCAGATGGATTCACGAAGCTTTGGCCTTCTATTGGAGTAGTAGTTGGATTTTCTCTTGCTTTCCTTGCGTTAAGCTACGCGCTTAAGACCATTTCTTTATCATTTGCGTATGCCACTTGGTCGGGTTTAGGTACAGCATTAACCGCTATTGTAGGGATGTATTTCTTTCATGAACAACTTGGAGTCATGAAGCTGCTAGGTTTAACTCTTGTCATAGTGGGAATTGTTCTATTGAATACGTCTAACCGTGCCTCTGACGATAAAAGAGAAGTACCCCTTAATAGACTTGATGAATAG